One genomic window of Numida meleagris isolate 19003 breed g44 Domestic line chromosome 1, NumMel1.0, whole genome shotgun sequence includes the following:
- the LOC110400320 gene encoding maestro heat-like repeat-containing protein family member 2B: MDVLLQEELHREHTWEQLLCLVHQYQEVQDTSRVTKAREARESWGRLQPFCCLSPLQRGDACKHFGSLVGLLAPLTCDPMPTSRQLAVTCLSSLLRMQAKATNRVIETGDIGSLCEGLNACSTISQLQSSSKIARVFCSSFPLEHAVDFMTAIRETFREAKGTRARAAGKWMITFLQMYGKDIHWDVPLILYILRSCVRSMQQSVFLPILCQAVVILTRCHAELAIDNFFRLLEPTDSDTWRKRIRAFSLREGSR; the protein is encoded by the exons ATGGATGTCCTCCTGCAAGAGGAGCTGCACCGAGAGCACAcctgggagcagctcctctgcctcGTGCACCAGTATCAGGAGGTCCAAGACACCTCCAGGGTGACCAAG GCGCGAGAAGCTAGGGAGAGCTGGGGCCGCCTACAGCCTTTTTGCTGCCTCTCGCCCCTGCAGAGAGGAGATGCCTGCAAGCACTTTGGCTCCTTGGTGGGATTGCTGGCGCCGCTGACGTGTGACCCTATGCCCACGTCCCGCCAGTTGGCCGTCACCTGCCTGAGCTCCCTTCTGCGAATGCAAG CCAAGGCGACCAACAGAGTCATCGAGACAGGAGACATCGGGAGCCTGTGTGAGGGGCTGAATGCCTGCAGCACCATCTCTCAGCTCCAGTCCTCATCCAAAATCGCGAGG GTCTTTTGCAGCAGCTTCCCCCTGGAACACGCCGTGGACTTCATGACGGCCATCAGGGAGACCTTCCGGGAAGCCAAAGGGACGCGTGCGCGTGCTGCTGGGAAGTGGATGATCACCTTTCTGCAGATGTATGGAAAGGACATCCACTGGGAC GTGCCACTGATCCTCTACATCCTGCGCAGCTGCGTGCGCTCCATGCAGCAGAGCGTGTTCCTGCCCATCCTGTGCCAGGCGGTGGTCATCCTCACACGCTGTCACGCAGAGCTCGCGATTGACAACTTCTTCCGGCTGCTTGAGCCCACAGACAG TGACACgtggaggaaaagaataagAGCATTTTCTCTTCGAGAGGGGAGCCGGTAG